The Shewanella sp. MTB7 genome includes a window with the following:
- a CDS encoding RHS repeat-associated core domain-containing protein, protein MKTQNSTLLIFYFMALFLIGSMVSQSAQAEQGRTVFIPIAVGDITTFIPIMPSSHLGQVATTSTDGRYDLSWSAVDNASYYQIIITDENNEKQIIRVTGTYYSLAGLALGNNKVEVQACNAHNQCGVGYVAGTVSRNSKVTYQHTDMLGTPVLETNESGQVVSRSVYEPFGKRLGGEKAGIGYTGHLQDEDLGLTYMQARYYDPLIGRFYSNDPLAFRDVHSFNRYAYAANNPYKYTDPDGKDFKATYISLKMPFYGSVDVGIVTFTPNSAGDGSTTSGAFARINRSASEVDSDSSKGLLKQTGIKVGAIGGATFGKEEGSHTSETFQGTDASIDAGLGPVAVSLGGLASGETSVATEIGAAIGLDASVSQTVTITNEDIGQAVTKAYEAIKETF, encoded by the coding sequence ATGAAAACACAAAATTCAACATTATTGATATTCTATTTTATGGCTCTCTTCCTTATTGGAAGTATGGTCAGTCAATCTGCACAGGCTGAGCAAGGTCGTACTGTGTTTATTCCCATCGCGGTAGGGGATATAACTACGTTTATTCCTATTATGCCCTCAAGTCATTTAGGGCAGGTTGCGACAACGAGCACGGATGGCCGTTATGATTTGAGTTGGTCAGCGGTTGACAATGCGAGTTATTATCAAATCATCATTACTGATGAAAACAATGAAAAACAAATCATTAGGGTCACAGGTACTTATTATTCATTGGCAGGATTAGCACTTGGCAATAATAAAGTAGAGGTACAAGCTTGTAATGCTCATAATCAATGTGGTGTGGGTTACGTTGCGGGCACAGTTTCACGTAACAGCAAAGTCACTTACCAGCATACTGATATGTTGGGTACACCAGTGCTGGAAACGAACGAATCAGGACAAGTGGTCAGTCGTAGTGTATATGAACCATTTGGTAAACGTCTTGGGGGTGAAAAAGCGGGAATAGGATATACGGGTCATTTACAAGATGAAGACCTCGGCCTAACCTATATGCAGGCACGATACTATGATCCACTTATCGGGCGTTTTTATTCGAATGATCCGTTAGCATTCAGAGATGTACATAGCTTTAATCGTTACGCTTATGCTGCGAACAACCCTTATAAATATACAGACCCAGATGGTAAAGACTTTAAAGCTACATACATTTCTTTAAAAATGCCTTTTTACGGCTCTGTTGATGTTGGGATAGTAACATTTACACCAAATTCTGCTGGTGATGGTTCGACGACGAGTGGTGCTTTTGCTCGAATCAATAGAAGTGCTTCTGAAGTTGATAGTGATTCATCCAAAGGCCTTTTAAAACAAACAGGAATTAAAGTTGGAGCAATTGGAGGTGCTACCTTTGGCAAAGAGGAAGGTAGTCATACTTCCGAAACTTTTCAAGGAACTGATGCGTCAATTGATGCAGGACTTGGTCCTGTAGCAGTTTCATTAGGGGGGCTAGCATCAGGTGAGACTTCTGTGGCTACTGAAATTGGGGCGGCCATAGGTCTTGATGCTAGTGTTAGCCAGACTGTTACAATAACGAATGAAGATATTGGACAAGCGGTAACTAAAGCCTATGAAGCTATTAAAGAAACCTTCTAA
- a CDS encoding IS630 family transposase (programmed frameshift): MEKLNTTDFRSLARREKNAQKRIRLLALAHFSEGHNRIEITSILKVSRTSVNKWVSDFLTDGLAGLEHKTSPGRPPSLNKTQSKQLATFIEQQSLSEEGGRLSGADINEYIFQHFGINYEPSSVYRVLKRLGFSWITSRSKHPKQSQKAQEAFKNFRLETILNIPGHIALTQVDVWFQDEARIGQQNTTTRLWAKKGSRPRVVRQQQFEYAYVFGAVCPSNGNTEALITPWVDKRFMRQHLKLISEATLPDRHAVVIMDGAGWHTKDLDNEFDNLTMIKLPPYSPELNPIEQVWGWMRQRHLANRCFANYEDIVEQCTQAWNSFISDIDTVKNLCNRSWINLTR, translated from the exons ATGGAAAAGCTTAATACCACTGACTTTCGCTCTCTGGCACGACGAGAGAAAAATGCACAAAAGCGGATCCGTCTTTTGGCATTAGCACATTTCAGTGAAGGGCATAACCGCATTGAGATCACGAGTATTCTTAAGGTGAGTCGTACCAGTGTAAACAAATGGGTAAGTGATTTCTTAACCGACGGTTTAGCGGGCCTTGAGCACAAAACATCACCTGGCCGACCTCCATCTTTAAACAAGACTCAATCTAAACAACTCGCAACATTCATTGAGCAGCAAAGTTTATCTGAAGAAGGTGGCAGACTATCGGGTGCTGATATTAATGAATATATTTTTCAGCACTTTGGTATCAATTATGAACCATCAAGTGTCTATAGAGTATTAAAGCGGCTAGGTTTTTCTTGGATAACGAGTAGGTCAAAACATCCTAAACAATCCCAAAAAGCACAAGAAGCTTTT AAAAACTTCCGCTTGGAAACGATCCTTAACATCCCCGGTCATATTGCCCTGACTCAAGTTGATGTTTGGTTTCAAGATGAAGCTCGTATAGGGCAACAAAACACGACGACACGCTTATGGGCAAAAAAAGGAAGTCGTCCAAGAGTCGTTCGACAACAACAGTTTGAGTACGCTTATGTTTTTGGGGCGGTATGTCCGTCGAATGGAAATACCGAAGCGTTGATCACTCCATGGGTAGATAAAAGGTTCATGCGGCAACACCTAAAGTTAATTTCTGAAGCAACTCTTCCAGATCGCCACGCTGTCGTGATCATGGATGGTGCCGGTTGGCATACAAAAGATCTAGATAATGAATTCGATAATCTAACCATGATTAAACTACCTCCCTATTCACCAGAGCTTAATCCTATCGAACAAGTTTGGGGATGGATGAGACAGCGCCATTTAGCCAATAGGTGTTTTGCCAATTATGAGGACATTGTCGAGCAATGCACGCAAGCTTGGAATAGCTTTATTAGTGACATTGATACTGTAAAGAATCTATGCAATCGTTCATGGATAAATCTGACCAGATGA
- a CDS encoding superinfection immunity protein — MGSIGIFQLLIILVLLPLVFLPTIIAIKKKHPHRIPIILVNVFGGLVAGSGWLIALIWCFIEPSKTSTIDVASQIEKLHKLKEKGILTQDEFDMKKKALL; from the coding sequence TTGGGAAGTATAGGTATTTTTCAATTACTGATAATTTTGGTTTTATTACCATTGGTATTTTTACCAACTATTATCGCCATCAAGAAAAAACATCCACACAGGATACCGATTATTTTAGTTAATGTATTTGGTGGCTTAGTGGCGGGGAGCGGCTGGCTTATTGCACTAATTTGGTGTTTCATTGAGCCGAGTAAAACATCAACAATTGATGTGGCCTCTCAAATCGAAAAGCTTCACAAATTGAAAGAGAAAGGAATCCTAACTCAAGATGAGTTTGACATGAAAAAGAAAGCGTTACTTTAA
- a CDS encoding EAL domain-containing protein, which yields MKGWQLYASLTPFLISHLEEDKCIKCLSYEVIIEGEPILKFEGVPIDTPYVESQVTRKEGLLDVSLKLVPNKEFYDSYTQLSLLGSLIISFTIASIFTALLYKLITIRQSFHHVLNEAINKAEFVPYYQPIVDSRTSEVIGAEVLVRWIKPDGKIIPPYQFIPYAEDSGLIVPITDQLIEKVIQDIVKLGWSGGTQFMSINIVPVHLTNDELFNLVKALCEKHHIVPSTLSLEITERQKIPDLSLAKATLNRFYEYGINLKLDDAGTGYGGFSYVQELGILTLKIDKMFIDTIETDDVKNSVLDAIISFIETSNLDAIAEGVENQKQVEYLKQRGIYKIQGYVYGKPMPIEDLEVYPK from the coding sequence ATGAAGGGCTGGCAACTATATGCGAGCCTTACACCATTTTTGATTAGTCATTTGGAAGAAGATAAATGTATAAAATGCCTTTCTTATGAAGTGATTATAGAAGGAGAACCAATACTAAAATTTGAGGGTGTGCCAATAGATACTCCTTATGTAGAGTCTCAGGTAACACGGAAAGAGGGTTTATTGGATGTGAGTTTAAAACTGGTTCCCAATAAGGAGTTCTACGATTCCTATACACAACTTAGTCTATTGGGTTCTCTCATAATCTCTTTCACCATAGCATCTATATTCACGGCACTGTTGTACAAATTAATTACCATCCGGCAATCATTTCATCATGTGCTCAATGAGGCTATCAATAAAGCTGAATTTGTCCCTTACTATCAACCAATAGTTGATAGTCGAACTTCTGAAGTTATTGGTGCTGAAGTGCTTGTACGATGGATAAAGCCTGATGGAAAGATCATTCCACCCTATCAGTTTATTCCATATGCCGAAGACTCTGGTTTGATCGTTCCAATTACTGATCAGCTAATTGAAAAGGTTATTCAAGACATAGTGAAACTCGGTTGGAGCGGTGGTACTCAATTCATGAGTATCAATATAGTGCCTGTTCATCTAACCAATGACGAACTGTTTAATTTGGTAAAAGCCCTGTGTGAAAAACACCATATAGTCCCTTCAACGTTAAGCTTAGAGATCACAGAACGACAAAAGATCCCTGATCTATCTTTGGCAAAAGCGACACTAAATCGTTTTTATGAATACGGTATTAATCTGAAGTTAGATGATGCTGGTACGGGTTACGGTGGATTTTCTTACGTTCAAGAACTTGGTATTTTAACACTAAAAATAGATAAAATGTTCATTGATACGATTGAGACCGATGATGTTAAGAATAGTGTCCTAGATGCCATTATCTCATTTATAGAAACTTCTAATCTAGATGCGATAGCCGAAGGCGTTGAGAACCAAAAACAAGTGGAGTATTTGAAACAGCGTGGAATATATAAGATTCAAGGATATGTTTACGGTAAGCCGATGCCAATTGAAGACTTAGAGGTATATCCTAAGTAA
- a CDS encoding RHS repeat domain-containing protein, whose amino-acid sequence MRLILICIVLFSCSVFSEENNWLDDLSRQANSFEPPIISIDSSPKYFQEKFNPFNGAYLIDVFSIDTPGNFPLFSKLTLTHNPIYRYYDSDPDMRVISELSIPRIHGRVTFHGNQPWSEKSKRLCTYEVPEVDLPHRERYGPFVILDDGVEDVLIKKDLNNNKYPEAVFYTKNNSKVFCKSNNQGVEYFVVNDSLGNEYTFDRLHYKKDSSGSRKYLNYTFLPSKIEDKFGNKVELYYDIEPVTEKYSNIKGTINRISWSDGRELLIEGTGRQPISTYNIHYGGKTWSVGAFGGKDFRDFTLPNNEQLRIEYEDVYFFTGWDYEYKYILPDNSYIKYETAYMVGCGPYISSEDNEEVLSFDDDEAQIHYCKVPYSETSPFYSANKTHTWIDKRHFPTLKRKTVSAKGREDAVFTYNFTNGLLDLRASNTLVSKNHERRTLEVIGPDNIKVYVHNPSFNHKEGELIEYSVLDINNRRVLQQQLYNYEYYVMDGYACGRRGCIESKYVDGKKNWDKYHFKRLRSSERIVSENTNYNFEVILRDTFDNETVVKEFISDGGVKYSKFEYANFTNLWSLSNVKSIAVSYDGLSWKNIKSFEYFPENSVYKSSLKNEHVYGKLYKNYVSYHSDGNLKKTTHNGSNNYKQFDDYYRGKARKITVPCATTNGCNTVNNSTTNTAIAKFEVNNDGAIKSVTDFNGNKVSYSYNHIGWLTNIDYADNRWIDKNISYNYVTSANDGIPDSDIIVGQVKQTITQGNLEQVIYYDGLMQPTFTRARDKTNNDTIRYLRTRYDSDNRPILQSFPSNNASSNMGIFTEYDAVGRVISITRQSDGATSTIEYLNDNKLQFTDANGNATKTSYLAYSSPSYDKPTLIEAPNTDDTVIDYNQFGQITSISQGNVTEKRLYDSYQQLCKMSRPEAGVTAYDYNVQRKPIWYAEGTNGGMNNCTTSSVPATHKVLLNYDNLDQLRTENFPDMTPDNVYHYDTNGNLLSLVSGSGSNTISWRYLYNSLNLIEKETLSLDGKSFVLDWNYNNLGAVNSLKYPSGKIINYAPNALGQPTKASEGNINYANNVKYHPNGQVKSFSYGNGITRNVTLDTTGRIDLINDVKASLIKMKLDPRYDVNDNLTGVVDWLDPSNDIDNISYDGVNRLRSADGKWGRGSYSYDGLGNIETRSISGSSITYHYNNFNRLNNLSGAYGYTYGHDTRGNVINNGRYGLAFNRANQVTTAKGIPYRYDGHNRRVKKNNDHSVYSQSGQLLARLTPSSGLTESIYLDNKLIAETTPTSVRYQHTDMLGTPVLETDRSGNTLTKSVYEPFGKRLGGEKAGIGYTGHLQDEDLGLTYMQARYYDPLIGRFYSNDPIGFRDVHSFNRYAYGNNNPYKYTDPDGKAAESWLNRPGGVSIQQHQDAYTGAAAIGVAVWTAGAASVSVTTSASIIALEVTAVATGDMPLSPFSRVNAVKLEKQLASQSQLTELAAGAGTVISQPAKQANRIASQTGFEAKNIQKVSSEAHVAKDGSQVQTHTFRDAESNTLIEPKTIINETN is encoded by the coding sequence ATGAGACTTATCTTAATTTGTATCGTTTTATTTTCTTGTTCAGTATTTTCAGAAGAAAATAATTGGTTAGATGATTTGTCGAGGCAAGCTAATTCATTCGAGCCACCGATTATCAGCATTGATAGTTCACCTAAATATTTTCAAGAAAAATTCAATCCTTTTAATGGTGCTTATTTAATAGATGTTTTTTCGATAGATACGCCAGGAAACTTCCCGTTGTTTTCAAAATTAACCTTAACCCATAATCCTATCTATAGATATTACGATTCAGATCCTGATATGAGGGTTATAAGTGAACTTTCAATTCCAAGAATACATGGAAGGGTTACCTTTCATGGTAATCAACCGTGGAGTGAGAAGTCAAAAAGGCTATGTACATATGAAGTGCCTGAAGTCGATCTACCTCATAGGGAAAGATATGGTCCATTTGTTATCTTAGATGATGGAGTAGAGGATGTTTTAATTAAAAAAGATTTAAATAACAATAAATATCCAGAGGCGGTGTTTTATACAAAAAACAATAGCAAGGTATTTTGCAAGTCAAATAATCAAGGTGTTGAATATTTTGTTGTTAATGACTCCTTAGGTAATGAATATACTTTTGACAGATTGCATTATAAGAAAGACAGTAGTGGCTCTAGGAAATATTTAAATTATACTTTTTTGCCTTCTAAGATAGAAGATAAATTTGGAAATAAAGTTGAACTTTATTATGATATTGAACCCGTAACTGAGAAGTATAGTAATATAAAAGGGACTATTAATAGAATATCCTGGAGTGATGGCAGAGAATTACTTATTGAGGGGACAGGTAGGCAGCCTATTAGTACATATAACATTCATTATGGTGGCAAAACATGGAGCGTTGGAGCCTTTGGAGGTAAAGACTTTCGTGACTTCACTTTGCCAAACAATGAACAGTTAAGAATTGAATATGAAGATGTATATTTTTTTACAGGGTGGGATTACGAATATAAGTATATCCTTCCTGATAACTCATATATCAAATATGAGACAGCATACATGGTAGGGTGCGGGCCATATATATCGTCAGAAGATAACGAAGAAGTCCTATCATTTGATGATGACGAGGCACAAATTCATTATTGTAAAGTGCCTTATTCAGAGACCTCTCCATTTTACAGTGCTAATAAAACACACACATGGATAGATAAACGACATTTCCCAACATTGAAACGAAAAACAGTATCCGCAAAAGGACGTGAAGATGCTGTTTTTACTTATAACTTTACTAATGGGTTACTTGATTTAAGAGCAAGTAACACATTGGTGTCTAAAAATCATGAACGTCGTACTTTGGAAGTGATAGGGCCTGATAACATAAAAGTCTATGTTCATAACCCCTCTTTTAATCATAAAGAGGGAGAGCTTATTGAATATTCAGTATTAGATATAAATAATAGAAGAGTTTTACAGCAACAATTATATAATTATGAATATTATGTTATGGATGGTTATGCTTGTGGAAGGCGAGGTTGTATTGAAAGTAAATATGTTGATGGTAAGAAAAATTGGGATAAATATCATTTTAAAAGACTACGTAGCAGTGAAAGGATCGTAAGTGAGAATACGAATTATAATTTCGAGGTTATTTTAAGGGATACGTTTGATAATGAAACCGTGGTGAAAGAATTCATAAGTGATGGGGGAGTTAAGTATTCAAAATTTGAATATGCAAACTTTACAAATTTATGGTCATTATCTAATGTTAAATCGATAGCGGTGTCTTATGATGGTTTATCTTGGAAGAACATTAAGAGTTTTGAATACTTCCCTGAAAATAGTGTCTATAAATCATCATTAAAAAATGAACATGTATACGGAAAACTGTATAAGAATTATGTGTCATATCACAGTGACGGAAACTTAAAAAAGACAACTCATAATGGAAGTAATAATTACAAGCAATTTGATGATTACTATCGAGGTAAGGCTCGTAAAATTACCGTTCCTTGTGCAACAACAAATGGTTGTAACACTGTAAATAATAGTACAACCAATACAGCAATTGCTAAGTTTGAAGTAAATAATGACGGTGCAATTAAAAGTGTTACGGACTTTAATGGTAATAAAGTTAGTTATAGTTACAATCATATTGGTTGGTTAACTAATATTGATTATGCCGATAATAGGTGGATTGATAAGAATATAAGCTATAATTATGTAACTAGTGCTAATGACGGTATTCCCGATAGTGATATTATAGTTGGTCAGGTTAAACAAACAATAACGCAAGGAAATCTTGAGCAAGTAATTTATTATGATGGTTTGATGCAACCAACTTTTACTCGTGCCCGAGATAAAACGAATAATGACACTATTCGCTATCTACGTACAAGATACGACTCCGATAATCGTCCAATACTGCAATCCTTTCCTAGTAATAATGCCAGCAGTAATATGGGTATATTTACTGAGTATGATGCTGTTGGACGTGTGATATCCATCACTCGTCAAAGTGATGGTGCCACGTCAACGATTGAATATCTTAATGATAATAAACTACAATTCACCGATGCAAATGGTAATGCGACGAAGACAAGCTATCTTGCTTATAGTAGCCCGAGTTACGATAAGCCTACATTAATAGAAGCACCAAATACTGATGATACAGTCATTGATTATAACCAATTTGGTCAAATAACGTCTATTTCACAAGGTAATGTAACAGAGAAACGTTTGTACGATAGTTATCAACAACTCTGTAAAATGAGTCGACCTGAAGCGGGTGTAACTGCATATGATTATAATGTTCAGCGTAAACCAATTTGGTATGCCGAGGGGACTAATGGTGGTATGAATAATTGTACGACTTCATCTGTACCAGCAACACATAAAGTACTCTTGAATTATGACAATTTAGATCAACTTAGAACAGAAAACTTCCCCGACATGACACCCGATAATGTTTATCATTATGATACTAATGGTAATTTATTAAGTTTAGTGTCAGGCAGTGGCAGCAATACCATCAGTTGGCGTTACCTATATAACTCGCTTAATTTAATAGAAAAAGAAACGCTGTCACTGGATGGGAAGAGTTTTGTATTAGATTGGAACTATAACAATTTAGGTGCAGTGAATTCTCTCAAGTACCCCTCAGGAAAAATAATTAACTACGCGCCAAATGCTTTAGGTCAGCCAACTAAAGCAAGTGAAGGTAACATCAACTATGCAAACAATGTGAAATATCATCCCAATGGTCAAGTTAAAAGTTTTTCTTATGGAAATGGGATCACTCGAAATGTGACTTTAGATACAACAGGGCGTATTGATTTAATTAATGATGTGAAAGCATCATTAATTAAAATGAAACTTGATCCTCGCTATGATGTTAATGATAACTTAACTGGGGTCGTTGATTGGCTCGACCCCAGTAATGACATTGATAACATAAGTTATGATGGCGTAAATCGCTTGAGATCTGCTGATGGAAAATGGGGTCGTGGGAGTTATAGCTATGATGGATTAGGTAATATTGAAACTCGCAGTATTAGTGGTTCATCTATCACTTATCACTATAACAACTTTAATCGCCTTAATAACCTTAGTGGTGCCTATGGCTACACTTATGGTCACGATACTCGAGGCAATGTAATTAACAATGGTCGCTATGGATTGGCATTTAACCGTGCAAACCAAGTTACCACGGCGAAAGGTATACCTTATCGTTATGACGGACATAATCGGAGAGTGAAAAAGAATAATGATCATAGTGTTTATAGTCAAAGTGGACAACTTTTAGCTCGTTTAACCCCAAGTAGTGGATTGACGGAATCGATATATTTAGATAATAAGCTCATTGCTGAAACGACACCTACATCTGTGCGTTATCAACATACGGATATGCTTGGTACGCCAGTACTTGAGACTGACCGTTCAGGAAATACATTAACGAAAAGTGTTTATGAGCCTTTTGGTAAACGTCTTGGTGGTGAAAAAGCGGGGATAGGGTATACGGGTCATTTACAAGATGAAGACCTCGGCCTGACCTATATGCAGGCACGATACTATGATCCGTTGATTGGACGTTTTTATTCGAATGACCCTATTGGGTTTAGGGATGTGCATAGTTTTAATCGTTATGCTTATGGTAATAATAACCCGTATAAATATACAGACCCAGATGGTAAGGCTGCTGAAAGCTGGTTAAATAGGCCTGGCGGCGTGAGCATCCAGCAACATCAAGATGCTTATACTGGAGCTGCTGCGATTGGTGTTGCGGTTTGGACTGCCGGAGCTGCATCTGTATCAGTGACTACTTCTGCATCCATTATTGCCTTGGAAGTTACAGCTGTGGCGACTGGAGATATGCCTTTATCTCCATTTTCTCGAGTAAATGCTGTTAAATTGGAAAAGCAATTGGCTTCACAGTCACAATTAACAGAGCTTGCAGCAGGTGCTGGGACTGTTATCAGCCAACCAGCTAAGCAAGCTAATAGAATTGCATCTCAAACAGGTTTCGAAGCAAAGAACATCCAAAAAGTAAGCTCTGAGGCGCATGTTGCAAAAGATGGTTCACAAGTTCAGACTCATACATTTAGAGATGCAGAATCTAATACACTGATTGAACCAAAAACAATAATAAATGAAACTAACTAA
- a CDS encoding ogr/Delta-like zinc finger family protein, whose protein sequence is MARKSMIECPKCLSGGRIATSKKLAVGMREMYCQCLNLNCSEVFILHLTFSHYAKRVGSKPDPELQPELCKIEVQAPIIKHKAPTPAMNFIPLTKR, encoded by the coding sequence ATGGCGCGAAAATCAATGATTGAATGTCCAAAGTGTTTATCAGGTGGGCGAATTGCGACTTCAAAAAAATTAGCTGTTGGGATGCGTGAGATGTATTGCCAGTGTCTAAATTTAAACTGCTCAGAAGTTTTTATTCTTCACCTTACATTCTCACATTACGCCAAACGAGTAGGCAGCAAACCCGATCCCGAATTACAACCCGAGTTATGTAAAATCGAGGTGCAAGCACCAATCATCAAGCACAAAGCACCAACTCCAGCGATGAATTTTATCCCGCTAACGAAACGCTGA
- a CDS encoding HNH endonuclease signature motif containing protein encodes MSKGLRYSVEMLDFIKLNYKTMEINHLTIVFNQRFNLDKTPYQIRRVIANNKFINDLNWRAPKSKKSVPSSVTIEQLASSVRIEQLASSVRIEQLASSVRIEQLAFIAETYLVYRAVDIPKLFYQQFGIHKTYQQIKSLINRNGIRSGRLWHSKPGVVLKASSSTFKKDRFPHNHLPIGRFRVTNTGFPQYKIADPNIWVNESTLVWEAHHGDIPEGMSIYYKDGNRLNPRLDNLVVANKCEGGYLTALGLKSAPDEFKESVVIMAKINAKISELTSSRSLL; translated from the coding sequence ATGTCAAAGGGGTTAAGGTACTCGGTTGAAATGCTTGATTTTATCAAGTTGAATTATAAGACAATGGAAATTAACCATTTAACCATTGTTTTTAACCAGAGATTTAATCTTGATAAAACCCCTTATCAAATAAGAAGGGTCATTGCCAATAACAAATTTATTAATGACCTAAATTGGAGAGCGCCTAAGTCCAAAAAAAGTGTTCCGAGTAGCGTCACAATAGAACAACTTGCGAGTAGCGTCAGGATAGAACAGCTTGCGAGTAGCGTCAGGATAGAACAGCTTGCGAGTAGCGTCAGGATAGAACAGCTTGCGTTTATTGCTGAAACATACTTGGTATACCGAGCGGTAGACATACCCAAACTGTTTTATCAACAGTTTGGTATTCACAAAACCTACCAGCAAATTAAATCCTTAATTAATAGGAATGGCATTCGGTCGGGCCGTTTGTGGCATTCCAAGCCGGGGGTCGTGCTAAAGGCAAGTTCGAGTACTTTTAAAAAGGATCGGTTTCCACATAACCATTTACCCATTGGTCGTTTTCGAGTGACGAACACAGGGTTTCCACAATACAAAATCGCCGACCCTAATATTTGGGTAAATGAATCTACATTAGTATGGGAAGCCCATCACGGAGATATTCCAGAAGGAATGAGTATTTATTACAAAGACGGTAATAGGCTAAACCCTCGGCTAGATAATTTAGTGGTAGCCAATAAGTGTGAAGGGGGTTATCTGACTGCACTTGGATTGAAGAGTGCACCAGACGAATTCAAGGAGAGTGTTGTCATTATGGCTAAAATCAATGCAAAAATATCAGAGTTAACGTCTTCTAGGAGTTTGTTATGA